CATCCAGCGTTCTCAAGGCCATGGTCACAGAGGATATGATGATGCTGGAACACAAGGGTAAAGACGCCATTCCCTTGAAGAATTGCATCCGAATCATCATGGCGTCCAATGATCAATGGGTCGTGCCAGCCGGCATGGATGAGCGCCGTTTCTGCGTGTTGGATGTGAGCAGTGCACGGCAGGGCGACTATGAGTATTTCAAGGCCATTTGCGACGAACTGGAAAACGGCGGCCGCGAGGCCATGGTCCACGAACTCATACACATGGACATCAACGGCTTCGACCTCAGGAATTTCCCCAAGACAGACGCTTTGCTCGACAACAAGCTGTCTTCCCTTTCACCCGTCGGAAAGTTCTGGTTCCAGTGTCTCCAAAACGGTGTGTTGCCGGAAAGTCTCAACGGCGAATGGGGTATCACGCCTTCAAACGCGCTGCATAAGGCATACCTCGCGTTCGCAACAGATATGGGGGTCCGTTGCAAGGCCGATTCCTCAAGGTTCTTCAAGGAGATTCTGGCCTTCTGCCCTGCGGAGCGCAAGCGGCTGCCGCAGCAGAAAAGTGGCACGCGCCCGTGGGGCTATCTCTTTCCGCCTTTGTACGAGTGCCGGCGCATCTTCGATAATAAGCTCGGCGCAAGTATCCAATGGGGAGACGGGGACGAAGAGGACATGACGGGATGGAGCTTGGAGAAAGGGCCAGCCGGATAGGGGCAGTGCTGCCGGGACAATGGGACTAAATTTCTTAGTGTAAGAATCTGATATTGCTGGATGTGTCGACCTGTCCCATTAGGCCGGGTCAATATGAAATCAGAGTAGAACACAATTATGGAGGTGCAAGTGATGATGTGATGAATACAATTACATAGGACACGTGGGACAACCAGGACATATGTCAGAAGGTACAGCAATGTTGACAGTTTAACAATGAAAGAGTCTGTCCTGTTGAATCTAAATCATAAGACAAGGCGGACTTTTAAAGGAACGAAAGATGGAAAAAATGGCACAAGATACGTTCAACATGATCAAAAGGCTTCAAGGTGAACAGGTGGGGACACGCTACACGTTTCAATACTCCGACCTGATTTCAATGAAATGTGCTGTTGATTCGATACAGCGTGCATTACGGTTCCTTGAAACGATGGACTATAGAGATAAATCATCTGCGATGATTTCAATTGCCTGGGCAGAAGAGACTATGACAGTGATGTTGGTAAAAGGTTTGCCGCCAAGTCTCAATTGCTCTGAGATCGCTTCCGCCGATCAATCTCCGTGAGGTATGCGGCAAGGTCGAACTCGCCGGTCGGTTTTCCGGTGAGCGCCTGCTCCTGATCAAAGAGAATCTTCAACGCCTTGGCAAGTTCGCCGAGCGAGGCATTCTCGATCTTTTCAGGCGTGATGGCTTCCAGCACACGGGCCTGGAGCGCGGTCAGATTCAAGGCGCGGACCTCGCGGAAATCGCGCAACACGCCTTCCTGCATCCGCAGATCGGCAATTCGACGGCTCAGGGTTGGGATGGAAATACCCAACTCCTGAGCCATTTCTTTTTGGGTCATGCCGCTACTAACCAGCGCATGAAGCCGGTCCGTTGGTATGTCGATCTTCTTCCGAGCCATAACGGTGCCGAAAAACAAAACAAAAAAGAAAAAAACGACGGATTCAACTGTCTAATATTAAACAATATTGTTCGAATAGTCTAGTGCAAAATACTTCAGGGTATCGATGGACGTCTATAGGCGGTGGTGGTATGGAGCGATAAGGGGAGGGGAATATGGCAAGGCTCGCGGTTCTGGTGTTCTTTGTAATCGGATTCATTGTTTTTTCGTTGGTGAAGTCGGCAAAAACAGGCTTCATGGCAGCGAAAGAAGCGGTGATGCAGGATGAAAAGCCAACAACCGAAAAGAGTTTTGATGACATCAAGAAGATTATTTATGCGGAAGCAAATGGTTCGTATGACTGCTGGGGAGATGATGAACGCAGTATAATGGACGTATTAAACCATTCTTTAAAAGTTACTGATACACGATTGAAATTAAGGGGATATCTGGTTCCCCAAAAGGAACTCGCTGCACTCGTTTTTCTAGCAATTGCCATAGGGAATCCAAGCGATAGAGAATTGTTGAAAGTTATTGGCGACCCTTTTTTGCAGCAATACGGAATCGACACGAGCTACTACGATGGAAAGCTGAACGATGAGTTCTCTTTTTAAAGAATATCTGATCTTCCTCAACAACCATATGTGTCCACGATGGGCGCGTGATTTCTTGAACCGGCATCCATGGATCAAAAAGACATCCTGCGTGGTCTTGGTAGTCGATATTGTTGTTTTTGTAGTGGTTGCTTTTCTGGTTGTGTGGGTTTGGTGAAGCCGACGGAGGTAGGCCAATGGAGAATTTGCCAAATTATCTTGTGATAGCCTTTGCAGTGCTGTTTACCTTTACAACCGGCATCGCGTCTGTCTGTTTTCTTTTTTTCTTGTGTTTTGTAGCTTCCATCGTGTGGATGAATTACTTTTGATGCATATCGTATAGCATGGTGTTGAATAAAATACAGGAGTGAGATGATGTCGAGGCTCCTTGTTTTGTTGTTTTTTGGAATAGGGTTTGTATTCTTTGCTATGGTTAAGTCTGCTGGGAAAGGATTCAGAGCTGCTAAAGATGTTGTTTTTGAAGATGCTGGTGTTCCAAAAAGAATACAGTCAAACGATGACTTGTTTTTTAT
This genomic window from Oceanidesulfovibrio indonesiensis contains:
- a CDS encoding helix-turn-helix domain-containing protein, which produces MARKKIDIPTDRLHALVSSGMTQKEMAQELGISIPTLSRRIADLRMQEGVLRDFREVRALNLTALQARVLEAITPEKIENASLGELAKALKILFDQEQALTGKPTGEFDLAAYLTEIDRRKRSQSN